In a genomic window of Pseudoxanthomonas indica:
- a CDS encoding carbohydrate kinase family protein — MSALICGSLAYDTIMVFPDQFKNHILPDKVHILNVSFLVPRMRREFGGCAGNIAYNLKLLGGDPIPMATVGQDFGPYREWFQEQAINLSQVKVIDELFTPQAFITTDHDNNQITAFHPGAMMRSYENHVKDVPGASFGIVSPDGREGMIQNAAEFAELGIPFIFDPGQAMPLFNGEELRHFIELADYVTVNDYESNLLQERTGWSENDIVKRVKAYITTRGPHGSHIHTPDKTLEIPPAHERRVTDPTGCGDAFRAGLIFGIEKGYDWITIGRMGNLMGALKVEHPGTQNQRFDFDEFNEQFKQQFGYSL, encoded by the coding sequence ATGTCCGCACTGATTTGTGGTTCCCTCGCCTACGACACCATCATGGTGTTTCCGGACCAGTTCAAGAACCACATCCTGCCGGACAAGGTGCACATCCTGAACGTGTCGTTCCTGGTGCCGCGCATGCGCCGCGAGTTCGGCGGCTGCGCCGGCAACATCGCCTACAACCTCAAGCTGCTGGGCGGCGACCCGATCCCGATGGCCACGGTGGGCCAGGACTTCGGCCCGTACCGCGAGTGGTTCCAGGAGCAGGCGATCAACCTGAGCCAGGTCAAGGTGATCGACGAGCTGTTCACCCCGCAGGCCTTCATCACCACCGATCACGACAACAACCAGATCACCGCCTTCCACCCCGGCGCGATGATGCGCAGCTACGAGAACCATGTGAAGGACGTGCCGGGCGCGAGCTTCGGCATCGTCAGCCCGGATGGCCGCGAAGGCATGATCCAGAACGCGGCGGAGTTCGCCGAGCTCGGCATCCCGTTCATTTTCGACCCGGGCCAGGCCATGCCGCTGTTCAACGGCGAAGAGCTGCGCCACTTCATCGAGCTGGCCGACTACGTGACGGTCAACGACTACGAGTCCAACCTGCTGCAGGAACGCACTGGCTGGAGCGAGAACGACATCGTCAAGCGGGTCAAGGCTTACATCACCACCCGCGGCCCGCATGGTTCGCACATCCACACCCCGGACAAGACCCTGGAAATCCCGCCGGCGCACGAGCGCCGCGTGACCGACCCCACCGGCTGCGGCGACGCTTTCCGCGCCGGCCTGATCTTCGGCATCGAGAAGGGCTACGACTGGATCACCATCGGCCGCATGGGCAACCTGATGGGCGCGCTGAAGGTCGAGCATCCGGGCACGCAGAACCAGCGCTTTGACTTCGACGAGTTCAACGAACAGTTCAAGCAGCAGTTCGGCTACTCGCTGTAA
- the mrdA gene encoding penicillin-binding protein 2 translates to MIQRRASKNPHAEAEQFRRRALLGFVVVALCLIGLGGWYFKLQVIDHAEYATRSEANRIKPRPVVPGRGAIYDRKGRLLAENVPAFRLDVTPDKAGEPQQLLAQLGQVIALDPEDVERFEATRKATRGFRPITLKLRVSEEEMARFAVDRWRFPGVELVPYLTRRYPYGDLFAHTIGYVGRIDEKDLETLGEGNAALTHIGKTGLERYYDEALRGKVGYEKVETNVEGRALRVVGRVPAQAGTDLQLSIDLDLQKAMVAAFGENEGSAIAVDPRTGEILAMVSLPSYDPNLFVNGISSKDFKALNENPSRPQFNRLVLGGVAPGSTLKPLIALAGLDSGLRRPEDKVLSTGMFYLPGTRRGWGDSHRGGHGWTDLRKSIAQSVNTYYYRLALDMGIERFDDYMTRYGYGQPTGIDLTGEIVGILPSPAFKMKQRKERWYPGDTVNISIGQGDWKVTPLQLVRGIAGIADGQLRQPHLVRQTRVGFQDAWAPVVPKPATPISPNPAHVQVVREGMMGTMQPGGTGFAMARGAPYLMAGKTGTAQVASRRGTAAVNPKSLPMHLRHRALFVGFAPAEAPTIAVAVAVEGGGYGGSTAAPIARKILDAYLLGTMPEAEPLEGAGGVIEDVDGGGAVAPTPGATGAPSAAPATMPAATSAAPAAPTATPPARERTP, encoded by the coding sequence ATGATCCAGCGCCGCGCCAGCAAGAATCCGCACGCCGAGGCCGAGCAGTTCCGACGCCGCGCCCTGCTGGGGTTTGTGGTGGTGGCGCTGTGCCTGATCGGATTGGGCGGCTGGTACTTCAAGCTGCAGGTGATCGATCACGCCGAGTACGCCACGCGTTCGGAAGCCAACCGCATCAAGCCGCGCCCGGTGGTGCCGGGTCGCGGCGCCATCTATGACCGAAAGGGCCGGCTGCTGGCCGAGAACGTGCCGGCCTTCCGCCTGGACGTGACGCCCGACAAGGCCGGTGAACCGCAGCAGTTGCTGGCGCAGCTGGGCCAGGTGATCGCGCTGGACCCGGAAGACGTGGAGCGCTTCGAGGCCACCCGCAAGGCCACCCGTGGTTTTCGTCCGATCACGCTCAAGCTGCGGGTGAGCGAAGAGGAGATGGCGCGCTTTGCCGTGGATCGCTGGCGCTTTCCCGGCGTGGAGCTGGTGCCATACCTGACCCGTCGTTACCCGTACGGCGATCTGTTCGCGCACACCATCGGCTACGTCGGCCGCATCGACGAGAAGGATCTGGAAACCCTGGGCGAGGGCAACGCCGCGCTCACCCATATCGGCAAGACCGGCCTGGAGCGCTATTACGACGAAGCGCTGCGCGGCAAGGTCGGCTACGAGAAAGTGGAGACGAATGTCGAAGGCCGCGCGCTGCGCGTGGTCGGTCGCGTGCCCGCGCAGGCCGGTACCGATCTGCAGTTGAGCATCGACCTGGATCTGCAGAAAGCCATGGTGGCGGCGTTCGGCGAGAACGAAGGCTCGGCGATCGCGGTGGATCCGCGCACCGGCGAAATCCTGGCCATGGTCAGCCTGCCCAGCTATGACCCCAATCTGTTCGTCAACGGCATCTCCAGCAAGGACTTCAAGGCGCTCAACGAAAATCCGTCGCGGCCGCAGTTCAACCGGCTGGTGCTGGGCGGCGTGGCGCCGGGCTCGACGCTCAAGCCGCTGATTGCCCTGGCGGGGCTGGACAGTGGCCTGCGCCGGCCGGAAGACAAGGTGCTGTCCACCGGCATGTTCTACCTGCCCGGCACGCGGCGCGGCTGGGGCGATTCGCATCGCGGCGGCCATGGCTGGACGGACCTGCGCAAGTCGATCGCGCAGTCGGTCAACACCTACTACTACCGGCTGGCGCTGGACATGGGCATCGAACGCTTCGATGACTACATGACCCGCTACGGCTACGGCCAGCCGACCGGCATCGATCTGACCGGCGAGATCGTCGGCATCCTGCCGTCGCCTGCGTTCAAGATGAAGCAGCGCAAGGAGCGCTGGTATCCGGGCGACACGGTCAACATCAGCATCGGCCAGGGCGACTGGAAGGTCACCCCGCTGCAGCTGGTGCGCGGCATCGCCGGCATCGCCGATGGCCAGCTGCGCCAGCCGCACCTGGTGCGGCAGACCCGCGTGGGTTTCCAGGATGCATGGGCGCCGGTGGTGCCCAAGCCGGCCACGCCGATCAGCCCCAACCCGGCCCATGTGCAAGTGGTCCGCGAAGGCATGATGGGCACCATGCAACCAGGCGGCACCGGCTTTGCGATGGCCCGCGGCGCGCCCTATCTGATGGCCGGCAAGACCGGCACCGCACAGGTGGCCAGTCGCCGCGGCACCGCGGCGGTCAATCCCAAGAGCCTGCCCATGCACTTGCGCCACCGCGCGCTGTTCGTCGGCTTTGCGCCGGCGGAGGCGCCGACGATTGCGGTGGCGGTGGCGGTGGAAGGTGGCGGTTACGGCGGCAGCACGGCCGCGCCGATCGCACGCAAGATCCTGGATGCCTACCTGCTCGGCACCATGCCCGAGGCCGAACCGCTGGAAGGCGCGGGCGGGGTGATCGAGGACGTCGATGGCGGTGGCGCCGTGGCGCCGACCCCGGGTGCGACGGGCGCGCCGAGTGCGGCGCCGGCGACCATGCCAGCGGCAACGTCGGCCGCGCCTGCCGCGCCGACCGCGACCCCGCCAGCCAGGGAACGCACGCCATGA
- the mreC gene encoding rod shape-determining protein MreC: protein MPSYAGPPVATRPGEVVSTLRLLGYLALAIALIVLDHRGGWLAQARAQADVVTQPIWWLAGLPGRLGTRVKDDAVSRTRLMDENRQLRNELLVANARLTRLSTAAADNVQLRALLGVAETRGLDVQLAPILDIDLDPSRQRLVLDAGSGDGVRMGQPVIDAGGLMGQIIRVTPTHSTVLLLTDPDHAVPVVIARSGVRLIAYGRGRSDQLELADIPLNSEVKVGDVLVTSGLGGRFPAGFPVGTVTALRPDDSHAFLIGNLRPAAQLDRGRDVLLLKSAPPLRMPVILPGSEGAQAAGAGTVTPAVQPAASASSNQPVTQPSTQPSRQPTTQPSRQPTTQPDAASQPPASHPPAQEPSR from the coding sequence GTGCCTTCCTACGCCGGTCCTCCCGTTGCTACCCGTCCCGGCGAAGTCGTCAGCACCCTGCGACTGCTGGGCTACCTGGCGCTGGCGATCGCCTTGATCGTGCTCGATCACCGCGGCGGCTGGCTGGCCCAGGCGCGCGCGCAGGCCGACGTGGTGACCCAACCGATCTGGTGGCTGGCCGGTTTGCCCGGACGCCTGGGTACACGGGTGAAGGACGATGCGGTTTCGCGCACGCGGCTGATGGACGAAAACCGCCAGCTGCGCAACGAACTGCTGGTGGCCAACGCACGCCTGACCCGCCTGAGCACCGCCGCCGCCGACAACGTGCAGCTGCGCGCCCTGCTGGGCGTGGCCGAGACGCGTGGCCTGGACGTGCAGCTGGCGCCCATCCTGGACATCGATCTGGACCCCAGCCGGCAACGCCTGGTGCTGGACGCCGGCAGTGGCGACGGCGTGCGCATGGGCCAGCCGGTGATCGATGCCGGTGGCCTGATGGGCCAGATCATCCGCGTCACCCCGACCCATTCCACCGTGTTGTTGCTGACCGATCCCGATCACGCCGTGCCGGTGGTGATCGCGCGCAGCGGGGTGCGGCTGATTGCCTATGGCCGCGGTCGCAGCGATCAGCTGGAGCTGGCCGACATCCCGCTCAACAGCGAGGTCAAGGTGGGCGATGTGCTGGTCACCTCCGGTCTGGGCGGGCGTTTCCCCGCCGGCTTTCCGGTCGGCACGGTCACCGCGCTGCGGCCGGATGACAGCCACGCCTTCCTGATTGGCAACCTGCGCCCCGCTGCGCAGCTGGATCGCGGCCGCGATGTGCTGCTGCTTAAGTCGGCACCGCCGTTGCGCATGCCGGTTATCTTGCCGGGAAGCGAAGGCGCGCAGGCAGCAGGCGCTGGCACCGTAACGCCGGCTGTGCAGCCGGCCGCCAGTGCCTCAAGCAACCAGCCGGTTACCCAGCCAAGTACGCAGCCAAGTAGGCAGCCAACGACGCAGCCAAGTAGGCAGCCAACGACGCAGCCTGATGCAGCGTCGCAGCCGCCTGCGTCGCATCCTCCCGCGCAGGAGCCGAGCCGATGA
- a CDS encoding rod shape-determining protein produces MFKKLRGMFSNDLSIDLGTANTLIYVRGQGIVLNEPSVVAVRQDRAIGGSRSVAAVGAEAKQMLGRTPGHITTIRPMKDGVIADFTYTEAMLKYFIKKVHKSRVLRPSPRVLVCVPAGSTQVERRAIKESAEEAGARDVYLIEEPMAAAIGAGMPVTEARGSMVIDIGGGTTEVAVISLNGIVYSQSVRIGGDRFDESITNYVRRNHGMLIGEATAERIKLEIGCAYPQPEVQEMEISGRNLAEGVPKVIKINSNEVLEALHEPLSGIVSAVKLALEQTPPELCADVAERGIVLTGGGALLRDLDRLISEETGLHVQVADDPLTCVARGGGRALELVDMHGNEFFAPE; encoded by the coding sequence ATGTTCAAAAAGCTCCGCGGCATGTTCTCCAATGACCTGTCCATCGATCTGGGCACGGCCAACACCCTCATCTACGTACGCGGGCAGGGCATCGTGCTGAACGAACCTTCGGTGGTGGCGGTCCGCCAGGACCGGGCCATTGGCGGCTCGCGCTCGGTCGCCGCGGTCGGCGCGGAGGCCAAGCAGATGCTCGGCCGCACCCCCGGCCACATCACCACCATCCGGCCGATGAAGGACGGCGTGATCGCCGACTTCACCTACACCGAGGCGATGCTCAAGTACTTCATCAAGAAGGTGCACAAGTCGCGCGTGCTGCGTCCGAGCCCGCGCGTGCTGGTCTGCGTGCCGGCCGGCTCCACCCAGGTGGAGCGCCGCGCGATCAAGGAATCGGCCGAGGAAGCCGGCGCCCGCGACGTCTACCTGATCGAAGAACCCATGGCCGCGGCCATCGGCGCCGGCATGCCGGTGACCGAGGCACGTGGCTCGATGGTCATCGACATCGGCGGCGGCACCACCGAAGTGGCGGTGATCTCGCTCAACGGCATCGTCTACTCGCAGTCGGTGCGCATCGGCGGCGACCGCTTCGACGAGTCCATCACCAACTACGTGCGCCGCAACCACGGCATGCTGATTGGCGAAGCCACCGCCGAGCGCATCAAGCTGGAAATCGGCTGCGCCTACCCGCAGCCGGAAGTGCAGGAGATGGAAATCTCCGGCCGCAACCTGGCCGAGGGCGTGCCCAAGGTCATCAAGATCAACTCCAACGAAGTGCTCGAAGCCCTGCACGAGCCGCTCTCGGGCATCGTCAGCGCGGTCAAGCTGGCGCTGGAACAGACCCCGCCGGAACTGTGCGCCGACGTCGCCGAACGCGGCATCGTGCTCACCGGTGGCGGCGCGCTGCTGCGCGATCTGGATCGCCTGATCTCCGAGGAAACCGGCCTGCATGTGCAGGTGGCCGATGACCCGCTCACCTGCGTGGCGCGGGGCGGTGGCCGTGCGCTGGAGCTGGTGGACATGCACGGCAACGAGTTCTTCGCGCCGGAGTGA
- the rodA gene encoding rod shape-determining protein RodA, with amino-acid sequence MSEILRWLFDLVRHVLRTLDWPLLGALSALMAIGLAVLYSAGGEAQGTRLVLAQGARFAVGLAAMWGLSRMSPVRLRGWTPGVFVLSLLPLLLVLFIGTGKHGRHWIDLKLFYLQPSELLKITLPMMMAWYLHREPLPPRIKTVVISCVLIAVPTGLILLQPDFGTGMLVAASGVFALLLAGLPWWWVGVGVGSVAAAAPVAWFWFLRPYQKDRILTFLNPENDPLGTGWNIIQSKIAIGGGGMAGKGWGQGSQSHLDFLPEHTTDFIFAVLSEEFGWIGVAVVLSLYLFVIARCLWIAIEARDTYSRLLAGSLGLAFFVYVIVNGGMISGLLPVVGVPMPLLSYGGTSAVSLLAGLGLVMAVRAHRPVHGY; translated from the coding sequence ATGAGCGAAATCCTGCGCTGGCTGTTCGACCTGGTCCGCCATGTGCTGCGCACGCTGGACTGGCCGCTGCTGGGTGCCTTGTCGGCGCTGATGGCGATCGGCCTGGCGGTGTTGTACAGCGCCGGCGGCGAAGCCCAGGGCACGCGCCTGGTACTGGCCCAAGGCGCGCGCTTCGCGGTGGGCCTGGCCGCCATGTGGGGACTGTCGCGGATGTCGCCGGTGCGCCTGCGCGGCTGGACGCCCGGCGTGTTCGTGCTCTCGCTGCTGCCCTTGTTGCTGGTGTTGTTCATCGGCACGGGCAAGCACGGCCGGCACTGGATTGATCTGAAGCTGTTCTACCTGCAGCCCTCGGAGCTGCTCAAGATCACCCTGCCGATGATGATGGCCTGGTACCTGCATCGCGAGCCGTTGCCGCCGCGCATCAAGACCGTGGTGATTTCCTGCGTGCTGATCGCCGTGCCCACCGGCCTGATCCTGCTGCAGCCGGATTTCGGCACCGGCATGCTGGTGGCGGCCAGCGGCGTGTTCGCCCTGTTGCTGGCCGGCCTGCCGTGGTGGTGGGTGGGCGTGGGTGTGGGCAGCGTGGCCGCGGCCGCGCCGGTGGCATGGTTCTGGTTCCTGCGGCCGTACCAGAAGGATCGCATCCTCACCTTCCTCAATCCCGAGAACGATCCGCTGGGCACCGGCTGGAACATCATCCAGTCCAAGATCGCCATTGGCGGCGGCGGCATGGCCGGCAAAGGCTGGGGCCAGGGCTCGCAGTCGCACCTGGATTTCCTGCCCGAGCACACCACCGACTTCATCTTCGCGGTGCTGTCCGAGGAGTTCGGCTGGATCGGCGTGGCGGTGGTGCTGTCGTTGTATCTGTTCGTCATCGCGCGCTGCCTGTGGATCGCCATCGAGGCGCGCGATACCTACTCCCGGCTGTTGGCGGGCTCGTTGGGCCTGGCCTTCTTCGTCTACGTGATCGTCAACGGCGGGATGATCTCCGGCCTGTTGCCGGTGGTGGGCGTGCCGATGCCGCTGCTCAGTTATGGCGGCACCTCGGCGGTGTCGCTGCTCGCCGGCCTGGGACTGGTGATGGCGGTGCGTGCGCATCGACCGGTGCATGGCTACTGA
- a CDS encoding alpha/beta fold hydrolase, which translates to MAVRLTGVKTVAVLAAVFVCALGLWLWRDPMGLINAEFARQRWMAGLEAHDITVAGHRIAYVERQAREPGAATVVMVHGFTGSKENWYPVAARLIGHYRVIALDLPGWGQSQRLPGQDYGFDAQNRRLQAFLQAIRQPGSPIVLVGHSMGGGIVALTSADQPALVARVGLIDAAGVRFHDNVFGEAVLAGKNPFAVSDPASLQRYLDTVFFDRGKQPWIPWPARNALIDFRRRQAPFEQAVLDRIGRSQERFLPGEAAAHIDQPALLLWCDQDRVIDPSALDLYGARMPQALKVRLSRCGHMSIMERPDDVAAAIDTLIRRGVAR; encoded by the coding sequence ATGGCGGTTCGCCTGACGGGTGTGAAGACGGTCGCCGTGTTGGCGGCCGTTTTCGTTTGCGCGCTGGGGCTGTGGCTGTGGCGCGATCCGATGGGCCTGATCAACGCCGAGTTCGCGCGCCAGCGCTGGATGGCCGGGCTGGAAGCGCACGACATCACCGTGGCCGGGCATCGCATCGCCTATGTGGAGCGGCAGGCGCGGGAGCCGGGCGCCGCCACCGTGGTGATGGTGCATGGCTTCACCGGCAGCAAGGAAAACTGGTATCCGGTGGCCGCGCGCCTGATCGGCCACTACCGGGTAATTGCGCTGGATCTGCCGGGCTGGGGCCAGAGCCAGCGCCTGCCGGGGCAGGATTACGGCTTTGACGCACAGAACCGGCGGCTGCAGGCGTTTCTGCAGGCGATCCGGCAGCCGGGCAGTCCCATCGTGCTGGTGGGTCATTCGATGGGCGGCGGCATTGTCGCCCTGACGTCGGCGGACCAGCCGGCGCTGGTGGCGCGCGTGGGCCTGATCGATGCAGCCGGCGTGCGCTTCCACGACAACGTCTTTGGCGAGGCGGTGTTGGCAGGCAAGAACCCGTTCGCGGTCAGCGACCCCGCGTCCTTGCAGCGCTATCTGGACACGGTGTTTTTCGATCGCGGCAAGCAGCCGTGGATCCCGTGGCCGGCCAGGAACGCGCTGATCGATTTCCGTCGCCGGCAGGCGCCGTTCGAGCAGGCGGTGCTGGATCGCATCGGCCGCAGCCAGGAACGCTTCCTGCCGGGTGAAGCCGCCGCCCATATCGACCAGCCGGCTTTGCTGCTCTGGTGCGACCAGGATCGGGTGATCGATCCCAGCGCGCTGGACCTTTACGGCGCGCGCATGCCGCAAGCGCTTAAAGTGCGTCTTTCCCGATGCGGCCACATGTCGATCATGGAACGACCCGACGACGTGGCGGCCGCCATCGATACCCTGATTCGCCGTGGAGTGGCCCGATGA
- the mreD gene encoding rod shape-determining protein MreD has product MSRMRTGWILPVSLLLALLLGLMPLPEFLQPLRPFWLALVMAYWVIETPEHAGLGFAMIIGVLADLMFGSVLGEHALRLVIMAFILQRFRLRLRFFPVSQQALAIGGLLLNDLIVDSAIRWMLGMHGLPLATWWSPLLGMLLWPLLYVLMDMLRQSRRG; this is encoded by the coding sequence ATGAGCCGGATGCGTACGGGCTGGATTTTGCCGGTCAGTTTGTTGCTTGCGTTGCTGCTGGGGCTGATGCCGTTGCCGGAATTCCTGCAGCCGCTGCGGCCGTTCTGGCTGGCGCTGGTGATGGCCTATTGGGTGATCGAAACGCCGGAGCACGCCGGCCTGGGCTTCGCAATGATCATCGGCGTGCTGGCCGATCTGATGTTTGGCAGCGTGCTCGGCGAGCACGCGCTGCGGCTGGTGATCATGGCCTTCATCCTGCAGCGCTTCCGTCTGCGCCTGCGCTTTTTTCCGGTCTCGCAACAGGCACTGGCCATCGGTGGCCTGCTGCTCAACGACTTGATCGTCGACAGCGCGATCCGCTGGATGCTGGGCATGCATGGTTTGCCGCTGGCCACCTGGTGGTCGCCGCTGCTGGGCATGCTGCTGTGGCCGTTGCTGTACGTGCTGATGGACATGCTGCGGCAGTCGCGGCGTGGTTGA